In Amycolatopsis jiangsuensis, the following proteins share a genomic window:
- a CDS encoding AAA family ATPase — MSTEQTQAPGDARAALIALRAEVGKAVVGNDAAVTGLILALLCRGHVLLEGVPGVAKTLLVRALAASLELKTTRVQFTPDLMPGDVTGSIVYDAHSGEFSFREGPVFTNLMLADEINRTPPKTQSSLLEAMEERQVSIEGRPRPLPDPFVVVATQNPVEYEGTYPLPEAQLDRFLLKLTMPAPSREDEVGILWRHAQGFNPRDLAAAGVRPVAGAAELVAARQAVARVTVGPEVIGYVVDLCRATRELPAVRLGVSPRGATALLAVTRAWAWLAGRDYATPDDVKALARPALRHRLDVRPEAELEGVTSDGVLDRVLASVPVPR, encoded by the coding sequence GTGAGTACCGAACAGACGCAGGCGCCGGGCGACGCGCGGGCGGCGCTGATCGCGTTGCGCGCCGAGGTCGGCAAGGCCGTGGTGGGCAACGACGCGGCCGTCACCGGGCTCATCCTCGCGCTGCTCTGCCGGGGGCATGTGCTGCTGGAAGGTGTGCCCGGCGTGGCGAAGACGCTGCTGGTGCGGGCGCTCGCCGCTTCGCTGGAGCTGAAGACCACGCGGGTGCAGTTCACCCCGGACCTGATGCCCGGCGACGTGACCGGGTCCATTGTGTACGACGCGCACAGCGGCGAGTTCTCCTTCCGCGAGGGGCCGGTCTTCACCAACCTGATGCTGGCCGACGAGATCAACCGCACGCCCCCGAAGACGCAGTCGTCGCTGCTGGAGGCGATGGAGGAGCGGCAGGTCTCGATCGAGGGCAGGCCGCGGCCGTTGCCCGATCCGTTCGTGGTCGTCGCCACGCAGAACCCGGTGGAGTACGAGGGCACCTACCCGTTGCCGGAAGCCCAGCTGGACCGGTTCCTGCTCAAGCTGACCATGCCGGCGCCGTCGAGGGAGGACGAAGTCGGCATTCTGTGGCGGCACGCGCAGGGTTTCAATCCGCGCGACCTGGCCGCGGCCGGGGTGCGCCCGGTGGCCGGCGCCGCGGAACTGGTCGCTGCCCGCCAGGCGGTCGCGCGGGTGACGGTGGGGCCCGAAGTGATCGGTTACGTCGTGGACCTGTGCCGCGCCACGCGTGAGCTGCCCGCTGTCCGGCTGGGCGTTTCCCCGCGTGGCGCAACGGCTTTGCTCGCGGTGACGCGGGCGTGGGCGTGGCTTGCCGGCCGTGACTACGCGACGCCCGACGACGTCAAGGCGCTGGCCCGCCCGGCCCTGCGGCACCGGCTGGACGTGCGGCCCGAGGCGGAGCTGGAGGGCGTGACCTCCGACGGTGTCCTCGACCGGGTGCTGGCCTCCGTGCCGGTGCCGCGCTGA
- a CDS encoding DUF4350 domain-containing protein, translated as MTTSVSPDLRRIWRGVRVPLAVLLLIVLTGLVLVLSRGEQVSGDLEPGSYEPGGSHALARLLEQEGVDVHPVHTIAEARAAADGGTLLVTSPDTVPGNGLTELRRRVAHLVLVAPGPGALAQTVPAVKANGSGDVRELEPDCTVGSAVGAGTATLGGRHYRTGDQTARSCYPDQGKPSFVQVADRSGTVTVVGTGTPLTNDRIADQGNAAFGMRLLGDHQRLVWYLPSPSDPALEGQKKPFFELIPPGWRYGALTAGIAVVLFALWRARRLGPVVTEPLPIVVRAAETAEGRARLYRRGAAAGHAGETLREASRGRLRTRLGLPREAEPAAVVETVSARTGRTTAEIGEVLYGPPPAGEPALVRLADELDRVEREVERS; from the coding sequence GTGACTACCTCCGTTTCCCCCGATCTGCGGCGGATCTGGCGTGGCGTACGGGTTCCGCTCGCGGTGCTGCTGCTGATCGTGCTGACCGGACTGGTCCTCGTACTCAGCCGCGGCGAGCAGGTCAGCGGCGACCTCGAACCCGGCTCCTACGAACCGGGCGGCAGTCACGCGCTGGCGCGGCTGCTGGAGCAGGAGGGCGTCGACGTGCACCCGGTCCACACGATCGCCGAAGCACGTGCCGCCGCCGACGGTGGCACGCTGCTCGTCACCTCCCCGGATACCGTTCCGGGCAACGGATTGACCGAGCTGCGCCGGCGCGTCGCGCACCTCGTGCTCGTCGCCCCCGGCCCGGGTGCGCTCGCGCAGACCGTTCCCGCGGTGAAGGCGAACGGCAGCGGCGACGTCCGTGAGCTGGAGCCGGATTGCACGGTCGGCTCGGCGGTGGGCGCGGGCACCGCCACGCTCGGCGGTCGGCACTACCGGACCGGCGACCAGACCGCGCGTTCGTGTTATCCGGATCAGGGCAAGCCGAGTTTCGTGCAGGTGGCCGATCGTTCCGGCACGGTCACCGTGGTGGGCACCGGAACCCCGCTGACCAACGACCGGATCGCCGATCAGGGCAACGCAGCGTTCGGCATGCGGCTGCTCGGTGATCACCAGCGGCTGGTCTGGTACCTGCCGTCGCCGTCGGATCCCGCGTTGGAAGGCCAGAAGAAGCCGTTCTTCGAGCTGATCCCGCCGGGCTGGCGTTACGGCGCGTTGACCGCGGGGATCGCCGTGGTGCTGTTCGCGTTGTGGCGGGCGCGGCGGCTGGGGCCGGTGGTGACCGAACCGCTGCCGATCGTGGTGCGGGCCGCGGAGACGGCCGAGGGCCGCGCGCGGCTGTACCGCCGGGGCGCCGCGGCCGGACACGCCGGGGAAACGCTGCGGGAGGCCTCCCGCGGGCGGCTTCGGACGAGACTGGGGTTGCCGCGCGAGGCCGAGCCGGCTGCCGTCGTGGAGACCGTGAGTGCGCGGACCGGCCGTACGACGGCGGAGATCGGCGAGGTGCTCTACGGCCCGCCGCCCGCGGGCGAGCCCGCACTCGTACGGCTGGCGGACGAACTGGACAGGGTGGAACGAGAGGTGGAGCGTTCGTGA
- a CDS encoding DUF58 domain-containing protein, with protein MALTGRLGLLALLGALVVGLLFPSGTGVLAVVVVLLVLVAVDLALAGSVRTLRFSRTGTSSVRLGESASVTLLVANPGRRPVRGVLRDAWPPSARADDRHRVSVPPGERRAFTTQLSPTRRGDRIAVRVTVRALGPLGLAARQGSHAVPWTVRVLPPFHSRKHLPSRLARLQQLDGRNAVLIRGQGTEFDSLREYVIGDDVRSIDWRATARAADVMVRTWRPERDRQVVLVLDTGRVSAGRVGDAPRLDAAMDAALLLAALASRAGDRVDLVAYDRQVRASVPNSKTLLPSLVNALATVEPSLVETDARGMVAEVLRRTRRRALVVLLTGVEPAALEEGLFPVLGSLTARHEVLLASVADPRVAEMARARGDAEAVYDAAAAERTLADRESAVARLTRRGVGVVDAVPEDLPPALADRYLALKAAGRL; from the coding sequence ATGGCGCTGACCGGGCGGCTCGGACTGCTGGCGTTGCTGGGGGCGCTGGTGGTGGGGCTGCTGTTCCCGTCCGGTACCGGCGTGCTCGCCGTGGTGGTGGTGCTGCTGGTGCTGGTGGCGGTGGATCTCGCGTTGGCCGGAAGCGTGCGGACGCTACGGTTTTCGCGCACCGGAACGAGTTCCGTACGGCTCGGCGAATCCGCCTCGGTCACGTTGCTGGTGGCCAATCCGGGGCGTCGCCCGGTCCGCGGGGTGCTGCGGGACGCGTGGCCGCCGAGTGCCCGTGCGGACGACCGGCACCGCGTGTCCGTGCCGCCGGGGGAGCGGCGGGCGTTCACCACGCAGCTGAGCCCGACCCGGCGTGGGGACCGGATCGCGGTACGCGTGACCGTACGTGCGCTGGGGCCGCTGGGATTGGCCGCCCGGCAGGGTTCGCACGCGGTGCCGTGGACGGTGCGGGTGCTGCCGCCGTTCCACAGCCGCAAGCATCTGCCGTCGCGGCTGGCTCGGCTGCAGCAGCTGGACGGCCGCAACGCCGTGCTCATCCGCGGCCAGGGCACCGAATTCGATTCGTTGCGGGAGTACGTCATCGGCGATGACGTGCGCTCGATCGACTGGCGGGCGACCGCGCGCGCCGCGGACGTGATGGTGCGGACCTGGCGCCCGGAGCGCGACCGGCAGGTGGTCCTGGTGCTCGACACCGGCCGCGTTTCGGCCGGGCGGGTGGGCGACGCGCCCCGGCTGGACGCGGCGATGGACGCCGCGTTGCTGCTGGCCGCGCTGGCCTCACGTGCCGGTGATCGAGTCGACCTGGTGGCCTACGACCGGCAGGTGCGCGCGTCGGTGCCGAACTCGAAGACTTTGCTGCCGTCCCTGGTGAACGCACTGGCCACGGTCGAACCGTCGCTGGTGGAAACCGATGCCAGGGGGATGGTCGCCGAGGTGCTGCGCCGCACCCGCCGTCGCGCGCTGGTGGTGCTGCTGACCGGTGTGGAACCGGCCGCGCTCGAGGAGGGCCTGTTCCCGGTACTGGGCTCACTGACCGCCCGGCACGAGGTCCTGCTCGCGTCGGTGGCCGATCCCCGGGTAGCCGAGATGGCTCGTGCCAGGGGCGACGCCGAAGCGGTGTACGACGCGGCCGCGGCGGAACGCACTCTGGCCGACCGTGAATCCGCAGTCGCCCGCCTGACCCGCCGGGGAGTCGGCGTGGTGGACGCGGTACCGGAGGATCTGCCACCCGCGCTGGCGGACCGGTACCTGGCGCTCAAGGCGGCCGGACGGCTGTAG